The following is a genomic window from Xenopus laevis strain J_2021 chromosome 2L, Xenopus_laevis_v10.1, whole genome shotgun sequence.
GAATTAatctttctttgtcctttaaggaCTAcaacaaagctttataaatataccatCCATTTTGCACCAAATTACATCACTCAACTGAAACACTATAGTCATGAATGCAATTGTAActaatgctatatttatatatttcaactACAACAGAAgcattccagatttattatatgcTTCTCAGTcaaaaccattattttttttgaaaaaagtcacattttttaaacttttgaaacTTTTTCTTAAATTCTATCATAATTTGTAAACTAAGCTTTCTTACCAGATTGATAAATAACATGGAACGAGGTGCCATTTTGTAGGACACTGGAATGGAAATCAATCTTCCCAAGGTGATGAAAGCCCAGAAGAGACTAGGTAGGTACCCGGCTGTTTTATGAGCTAGATTTAGTGGCTGCTCTACAGCATAACTATACACAAACCCAGAGTATTCCCCCTGCAAGAGAAAGATGTGAAATATGTGATTCTCTACTACACAGTGAGGTTATCCTGTCATATTACAATCACAGACTGTTTTattctatctctctatctatctatctatctatctatcatcatcatcatcatcatcatcatggccTTCTCATTGCTATAATATAGCTTATTCCCCTTGGAATTTATCATGCAGCTATGATACCTATTATCTGGAAGGCTTGGGACCTgttgtattctggataatggatctttctgtaaatttagAGCACCATCCCTTAAGGCTACctataatatttaaacatttaaaagatGCTTAGTAATCATCAAGTAAAgtatactgtttattattacagaaagaagaagaaatcaGTGAAAACATAACATTGCTTTCTTAAATAGGATGCATGAGAAGtgaatttccaaattttggagctttcttgtATAATAGCACTTACACCCATaagtacagtgagcaaagtgtaaTTTGTCcctcaatgcagcattttcccccagaattccagtccCATTGCAGGCACAACGGAACAATTCACTTTGTGCAACTCTATCGTGCCTAAAGTAATTGAGGGCATTCATCAAAATTATTGCAATTATGTGTGTGCTTTGTCGCAAAACAGGCACAATTGTGATTGTCTGATAAATCTGTGGATGGGCCTGGCTTGTATGACCCTGCAGCCCTGGATCCCTGTTCTCCCATGAACAGGTctgttcctctatagttacaccactgtgagaaagtaagcagtaaaaaaaaaatattacaatgatAGCTATGTAAACAGCAAACTTTGTgagtattgtatttttaaaagggatgcactgaatcaatcatttttggatttgcatAAGATCTAGTCCTTCACAAAATATTTAAGCAgatatggactatatatatatatttatactaaaatattgtgtatttttcagCCAAAATCCACCGTGTGGGCAGATAAAGTTGGATTGCATTCCAGTCACTGCACATGTAATCGGTGCAGTAATAATGCTGGCAAAGAAATTGGTGTGTGTGGTGTTAGCCTTCAGTTAGAGTTTATGGAACTTTGGTGCCACATTCCTATTATTGTTATCCTTCCTGAGACCATACAACAAGCCTCCCATCCACTATCATACAGTACCATGCAGTTATGATATCTGATTTTAGCAAAATTTGTGACTGTTGAAACACACATAATTATTGCATTTCCTATCTACTGTTTGCCTCTGTATCTTCTTTGACTGTCAGTCACAGCTATCGCTCTATTTTCCTATATCTCTTCCTGCATTCTTCCATCAGTTCTAACCCCAACATAATACAAACTATAACATTGATAGTCCTCCATCTATCCCGTATTGTTGATCGGCTGCTAGAagttgttttgctatttttttgttttgtttcatgtacaaattgtagcctaGCTGCAATTTAGCTTATAGAATAAGTATTCTATTATTGGTGTATCTTAATTAGTTTAGGCTTAAAAGCTTCTCTGCTCTGCCCAATTAGAGCTTTCTCAAGTGGTGTAATAGCAAGCTACTACGCCATACAGCAAAATCGTtttagaaaacttttttaaaaaaacctgcatTAAAATATCTAATTAGAGCCCCAACAGGCCCTCTATACCTTGTGGTATGAGTAAGGGGTATATGTTAGTGTATACTTTTCttgggaaatgtatttattttaaatttacctTAAAGTTGAGTTCACCAATAAGGCAGTGTATGAGCTGCCTTGGACCTATCAAAGCCCCagattttataacattttcttatttaaaattacaaaggCTGATATTGTGCTTGTAATTTTTCTCTTTGTGTGCATTAGCATATATAACCTGGCAACAAAATTGAACTCACCACTATCCCATCTGTCAAGAAGAGAGTTATAGCTGCACAGGCgtgaaaagcaaaaaaagtatAGGGAGCATTCAACATCTTGCTCTGGCAGCAAAGTTTTGATACAGCGTGACCTGAAttcaattgaaaataaaaacagatatttaaACAGCTGCTGGCATTGTAATGTATGGGTGATCAGTGAAATAAATGCTCTTCTGATTCTTGCTACTTTTtccttaaaatgttattcttaaataTGTTTCACTCATACTTCCAGCTCTCCTATCTTAAATGAGAAATTGCACCACTTTTGGACTAGTTGACTGCATGCATGACATGTATGgttttatgtgattttatttgATACATCATCCACAAAAGCAACACTTTCACAAGTATAGcaaatttactttaaagggatacggtcatggggaaaaaacatttttttcaaaatgaatcggttaatagtgctgctccagcagaattctgcgctgaaatccatttctcaaaagagcaaacagatttttttatattcaattttgaaatctgacatggggctagacatattgtcaatttcccagctgccccaagtcatgtaacttgtgctctgataaacttcaatcactctttactactgtactgcaagttggagtgatatcacccctcccttttccccccagcagccaaacaaaagaacaatgggaaggtaaccagataacagctccctaacacaagataacagctgcctggtagatctaagaacaacactcaatagtaaaaacccatgtcccactgagacacattcagttacattgagaaggaaaaacagcagcctgccagaaagcatttctctcctaaagtgcagacacaagtcacatgaccaggggcagctgggaaattgacaaaatgtctagccccatgtcggatttcaaaattgaatataaaaaaatctgtttgctcttttgagaaatggatttcagtgcagaattctgctggagcagcactattaaccgattcattttgaaaaaaatgttttttccccatgaccgtttccctttaaagtaaatttgCTATACTTGTGAAAGTGTTGCTTTTGTGGATGATGTATcaaataaaatcacataaaacCATACATGTCATGCATGCAGTCAACTAGTCCAAAAGTGGTGCAATTTCTCATTTAAGATAGGAGAGCTGGAAGTATGagtgagtagcactattaactgatgcgtattgaaaaaaacatgttttccgatgacaggatccctttaagcacagagATGCAATATTATACTAGCATTAGAAGCATATATTCTAGCTTTTAGGAAGCAAACACTTGTGTTCAATTCAAATCTGAGTTCAGCAAAACATATATAAATTCTAACCTGTATCACTGATTTCTTCCCTGTgaatttaatatacatttaatatacatATGTTGTCCCACATTGTTGTATACTGAttatttgtttgttaacattTCCTGCATTGTATCAGTAAAAATTGTCTCTTAAAAAACTTGCAGAGGCAAACCTGGACAAAAAGCTATAACTAGAATCCTGTTTTGCAGCACAGGTTAAACCCCTGTTTTGTCCAAATTATGGATAAAGGAATATTTAGAGGTCAATCTGAGTATGTATATGATAAAATGGCATATGCTTCTAAATCAAAAGAAAGGACAGAAGCACAAATATCTGTAGAGAAGCAGAGAGTGAGAAAGTAATAATGTAAAGTGTATAAAATACAATGTGTTAAAAGAATAAATTGCACTCACTTCTCACAAATGTAGATATATATCCAATAAATTGCTTGGAAACAGGAATTCAGATTATTGCCCTAATACAACATGAAGCTAGAGAAACCTAGTTGGTTACACAGggagtaactacaaaggaagcagaccctgcggctgcatggggccctggaggtataggggccccataaaggacaacctctggatatgttgggggccttaaaattaatttgctgtggggccaagtaacatCTAATTAAACCACTGTTGTTACACCTATTAGTTATTGTGAATCTTTGAGGACAACATAAGCTTTCCAGTACATAAGGGTTTATATGACTTATCTTCATTAGTACTTTCTACTTATTTCCTTACTTTGTGATATCTGTTGGATTCACCTTGTAAAGCAGTACCAGAGGGGGAGTGTTACATGAACTTCACACTCATACCAAAAGTACTctttcattaaaaagttttgtCATTTGTTGAATGGGAATAAGTAAGTGAGGCAAAAGGCATGTGAAGGGGAAAGAGCAGAGAATGAGtggaaaaagacagaaaggaCAATGAAATCGTAAAACGAGCAGGGAGAAGAGAGGCCACAGAGATCAGGGAAGAAGACGAGAGGAGGCAGAAAGAGCACAAAACTGGGGGAGAAAGTGGTGAGCTATTTAAGAAAGTATTGGCCCATGCAGCAAAATAATTACACCCTGTATTTAAATATTAACATCTGTTTGCAATCCTTTTGGTGTGGGGCACAGCCTTGGTAggacaaatattttcatttaaactttatataatgaaaaaattatgatAATAGGAGGAAATTGGATAATAGAAGTTATTGCGCATTAATGGAACCTGATACGGGTAATACAGTGCTGAATAAATTATGCTTATAGGCAGTTATGTAAGTCCATCAACCAACATATAATTAAAAGGGTTGtccacttatttttaaattattcactAGAAATACAGAGTTGTTTCAATTgctctggtgttttagtctggcagctcagtaatcttTGTGCAGaatctgaactattacaatttacTACGTTAGttgattcatttagttgatacatttcttagcagcatctgtgagatattagcaactattttatcaattataacaactgcctttaaaggggcgtatcacctttaaggtaacttttatagaacagccaattctaagcaacttttcagttggttttcattattttttttttttatagttttttttaattatttgcctttttcttcggactctttgcagcttttaaatgagcatcactgaccccttctaaaaaacaaatgctacaaatgtattgttattgctaatttttattactcatctttctattcaagcccactcctagtcatattccagtctcttatgcaaatcggAGCATGGTTGCTAGTTTTTTGGCCtgtagctaccagattgctttaaatgcaaactgaagagtcgctgaataaaaagctaaataacacaaaaagcttaaataataaaaaatgaaaaccaattgcaaaatgtctcagaatatcactctctgcatcatactaatagttatctcaaaggtgaaacccctttaaggaaattgaGAAGAAATGTAccgactaaatgtatcagtttaagaacagtttacagacccccagagctgctttagaaagacaaaataaggtgaaaaattttacatttaaatattagaaaaaaacaaatcacaatagaaaaaagacagtaattgaaaaaagtctttatttctggtgaactatttgaaaagtgctggaaggtgaacgaccccttaaAAGCGACAGATGTGTTCATCCAGCAAGCTAATCAATGTGTTTTGTACTAAATACGTTTGAATCACCATTGTATCCCCAGTAAGGGTGATTTGTGGTAATACAAAAGAAATATGATGACTGATTACTCTGTACAAATGCTTGGATGCTTCTCTCAAAAAAAATGCTAAGTGAATTTCCAGGTTTATTTTGTTGAGACAAAGTATATTTAAATAATCTACATTACAATGGTTACAAAAGGTTCTTATTTAAGGCACTGACTCTGGTTATTATCCTTTCATTAGTTTATCATGCTTTCAATTTACCATGTAAAATGAAGACATGAAACCAAGTGTATTATTACCCCCCCCCCGCCAAAAGTGAAACCTTTATGCCATACCATGCTTCTCATGtgcttctatttttttaaagtcaTTTCCATTATGGGTTTCCATGGCCAGCTCATCTTCTGATAATAGGCCACCACTGTGTATGGAACATCCTGGAACCATGCCTTCCTTGTATAGTAGGGAAAAAACTGCAATGGGCACTGGAAGCTGAGAAAAGGACCATTTATAATTTAGAACTGCTGAAAGGGAAACTatgttataaattacagtagttaGAGAGACAAGTTGACCCAGAATATATTGTGAATaactcaccaaatagtaaatgtggtctgggtgcaccagccccaggccccaagctttagggagcggcatgCCAGAAGATATGAAGAAAGTGCAGGACagtccggcactcaaacggatccacaggaccaaaagGAATTGTATActgatggagatgcaagtatacattttttaactttgtataataaacatatattttttaacttattctttctggtcctgtggatccatttgagtgctgGACTGACCTGCTCTTTTTTCATATCTTTTAGGAAACTATGTTATGTCATTTATGTAATAACGTCATCTTTTGAACCCTTTGCAACACTAGTAACCAGTGAGTTATTTTaatacttaaggggttatttattaaaggtcggtttgtgttttcatgaaaaatgggTTTTTTAGAGGGtagtttcactgaaaaaaagcacattttttggggaaaaaacttgaatatctcgAGATTTGTTAtgccctaaagctgctaaaagcccaaatccgaaaatactctaaaacctgtcgaggtcatgtagaagtcattggcagaagtcccttgaaccatttgaagatgttttttgccttttatgattttcagttttttttttcgctattcaagtttttccccccaattgcGTTCAATTGAGTTTTCTTACATTTggggtttttcataaataaacaaacattcaagttgccagtttattcaaagtagaaaaaaactcacaaactagacctttgataaataaacctcttAATCTAGTACTTAAATCTAAGGGGTTATTTTTGAAGGTTTGCTTTGTGaggtttgataaataacaccctaattttatttgtgaatttatttttaatgtttgatgTATAGCTCTGTGTACAAAGGTagctctatataaaaatatatacatacataaattggATTAGTAAATACAGCTACTAAACCATAATAGTAAGTCTGTCAGTCTAGCTTTTTGTTAATAAACAACAGTAATTTATTGTCAAACTAAAGagctgcataaataaatattttaaaaaagcacctaaaaatgaataaaaaaatgtaaatagaaataaaaaactgCTATTTGTAGGAAACTAGTGAACACCactagtaaaaaaatattataaaaatatgaattcaaaatGGGGTGTTTTGCATATGAACTTTCATTATTACTCACATTGATGGCAGCCATGATCCAGAATGCATATGACACTTGTGTTACTGAAGCCCCCTGAAGTGGAAGAACATAATGGGAAACATTCCCAGGGTGATGAGGTACTAAAGAGTTTCTGATGTGCTCTAAGTTGTGGCTTTGATTCTGGGTGGCATTTGACTGGATGCAGTTGGTCTCAGAGAGAAAGGGATCCGCAATGAGAGGACTTAATAGGGCCCCAAATCCAACAAAGAAATGGAGAACCTTGAACAAAAATCACATATATAATAGACGTAAATAGTGTTCCAATCCATGGACTCAGTAGCTCTTCCAGTCACTCTGAAAAAGTTGGATATTAAACACAAATAAAGGGTCATAGTTATCAAGACACAATTAAACAACTTTGAGTCTAAGCGATCCATTTTTGTCAGTATGTAATTTGCTACTTGTTTCTAAGGAATGACTTACAAGATTCTGATTTGTTTTGATCAGTAAAGGTGATCGTATTTCATTTTATGCAGACCATTTACTTACCTGGAATTTTAATTTTACTtctaatattttgtttatttgtaaagCAACTTGCACTGGCAGTGGAAGTCTATACATTTACAATCTATTCAAGTGCTTAGATATAGGTTTTCTTCAGTCCATTGAATATCAATGAGAGTAGCAAGaatttacttaaaggacaaggaaagtgtactAAACACTATAACTCATCTGAAAGGCATACCTGCAGTCAGTTCTGCAGCGTTCCAGAACCTCCTCAATTTTCATCCATGCAAATGTAGTCTCAATAATAAGTGCCAGACTTATAAgaatattgcagagaaaaataaaaaaaatctcacaaaccaTCTCTCCAGCACTTAGAGACTGTGGCGCATGTGCTTTATTTCCAATTGGGAGAGAGAGTATTACTCGCAGCAGTAGTGCGCAAGAATCTAGGAGTAGGAGTGGGAGAAGAATGCTTTGCTCATGTGCAGAAGAACTGCAGCAGACATCTTGATAATGTAACGCAAGTCTGCAAATAAGATGAGTAAGGTGGGCGTTTGAGAAGTTAAAACAGGGGGAAAACAACTTTATTTGTTTCTAGAAAAGTAGGGATTAGGGACAGTAAGGTGggctctataacatactgaacaCTTCAGAGGAaggctttccttgtcttttattttatttttcaatttctttctattttgaaTTTTATAATAATCCAGCAAAATACAATTCATTCAATAAATTGACATGACAATttcaaaatgacaaaataataaattaataaaaataaaaatgtatgcatcCCTTGTCCTTTCCTTGCGTTAATTTCTTCTTCACTAATCTAGACTCTCCAGATAATAAAACTACAGATTTTTTTCAACACAAAGAACATGTAAAACCAATTTTCAGCAGAAGGCTTGTGTTGAAAATAGGTGAGTGTTATATTTAAATAGActttaacataatatatattttgtgggtaTCAGTTTCTGTTAAATGAAAAACAAGTGCAATGGGAAAGGCACTTCTTTTTAGAAAAAGAATATGTGACATTAAAGTTAACAGTTTTAGGATCAAAACTGAAACAAATACGACAATGGTGACATTGGATAGCGAGGGTGAATGGCAGATTCATCCCAACTCCTATGAAGTGTGTTCAAGATATTACCAAGGAAAAattcctaaaaaatattttttaacagaaacaaaaattgtattaaattcCATCACATTGCCTTGAGTTAAAAACAGCATTCCTAAAAgttgtaggggcaaatttacttacctccgaagttgggACAGTGctggcttcaccgcacttcaccaggtgtagattcgccagggctgcgcaaattctcGAAGATCCGAAGTTACGCACAAGTTACTGATCATTTTTGAAGTTGCGCTTGAGatattacgatcagcggttcgaagttacgccagcgatggcaaatttgcatgCGGCGTGCAAAGTataatggccgtatatgcagcagaaaacacattacactacacaaggccagggaaccttaataaatgtgttctaatgccctacacatgtgcccacagtatagtttaggtgccatatgttatcaaatgtaggggggaaggagggtaccaatccctatctactctattgcacttcgcctggtctgagctggcgaagtaaagtctggcgcaagaggtaaagttcaataaaatccgcaagttagtgaattagcgtagttacgtcccttcgtcagagcgcaactttgcctggcgtaagggtcggaagtagcactagagtctgtctacttcactagcgaatttatgccagcacccgtggCAAagtggcgaagtggcaaaatgacgtcacactgtcgaattttcgctagcgttagccgcttcgccctttagggcagggtttttttaattacagattgaattctcttttaagtctactaaacccataggctggttctgcttccaataagaattaattatatcttagtttggatcaagtacaagatacagttttattattacagagaaaaaggaaatcattttgaaaaatttggataaatgtagtctatgggagacagccttttgtaattcagagctttctggataacgggtttccggataacgggttcaATACCTGCACTGTTACATATCCACCATATTGCAAGACAAATGAGAAAGTCAGAAATCCCACATCATTGGTGAAAGATATACTATCCACTGACATATGTTACACCTTAAAATTATATTGTGTAGCGTAGACAGTGAAATTCCAAAAATGTTATCTCTCCTTAATTACTCTTAACAACCAAAGATGGATCTGATATCAAAATGGAAGATAAATAGTAAAGACATTGAAAACAatgattaaataataaaaatgaatttgttttatgGTTGCCAGTGTCAATGCCCCTGACAATTAATGAGACAATGTTTTATTCAGGGCAttgttttctctttaaaactAACTCAActgatctttttttattctctCAAAAGCATTTATAAtaactgcaattttatttttgttccttCACCAACTCTGTTATAGCCAGAACCCCTCTCACCTGCAGGAAGATGGCCGAGTCCTGCTGATAAATCTTTACCAGCTGCATATTAGATATTGTATCTATGCAGCCCATGGCCAGACCAGCTATTGCCAAAACCAGTGCCAGCATGCCAACATGGCCACAGAATGGAATTATAGCAAACACCACAGAGATGGTCAGAGAGGACAAGAAGAGCAGGAACAGAGACTGTTTCACCCTGTAGATAAAAATCACAGAATAATCAATCTACCTGAAGCATGTAAGATTTCAAACAGTTGTATAAGAAAACATGCATGCGAATTACACTATGCATAGCCTTTAGTCATGTAcccatcagtggcggaactaccgggggagcagggggtgcgagcgggccagggcccgaaccccctcagggccccccggcagcgccgcacgccactgaaatcaaCCCGGCAGcgcgccgtacggaggggggcggggcccggctgcgcatcacacaccagggcccgcccccctctaggaacgctgctggTACCCATTACCCTAATTCTGATGAAGTGTTTAATGCAAGATTGTTTGCAGAGCTCATCTGGTTTGCtcccttagggggttatgtaataaaaggcactaagtttgcccaggggcaaatgttattttttcaaataaatttaatAGCCATCTGATGATAATGGCACACATTTTGACCATGGCAGTAATCTCAAGGAAAATCTAGGCTTTCAAAACATGCTTCACTGCTGGGATCCATGTTCCATTAATTTGAAAAGTAATCAAACTTCTTATTCCACATGGGTCAAATGTATAAGAAGAAGGTATTATTGGGAAAGAGTGGTTTCAATTTTCACTGAGTGATCATAAAGCAATGTATGCCATTAGCCATAGGACACAGGTTGTTTCGGTTGTACTCCATAGCAACAGTTTTATATACACCATTGGCTATGGCACTAACAAAAGGTGAATTATACAAATTTGGCAGCACTAATTCCTTTATTTCAGggttgtccaactggcagcctgcGGGCCGCATGTGGCACACAatccccccttgtgtggccccccacatgaaagtctgcctgctgtgtctgcttctcttgtttaagatttaaaaggtaccactacagagattaactgcccctgcattgtttaaacctgaaattcagactgtaatcccctgtattgttcacacatgtattcccccctgcattgttcacacttgtaacacctctattgttcacacccctaacgccctgtactgttcacacctaaaaTCCTGACTTAAACTGAAACATTGTTTACACTACAAACTGCTGaaggagcaccagcactgtgtcactgtatgtagtacatcttagagtggttctgataggtttccctgtctcctgctctgttctgccttccctatacttcctgtgtgtcccatacactgccttccctatgctccctgcgtgtgtcatactctgcccgccctatgctccctgtgtgccatactctgcctgccctattctccttgggtgtgctatactctgcctgccctattctccttgggtgtgccatactctgccttccctatgctccctgtgtgtgttatactctgcctgccatatgctccctgtgtgtgtgccatactctgcctgtgtgtgctctgctgtgcctgtgg
Proteins encoded in this region:
- the mfsd4a.L gene encoding major facilitator superfamily domain-containing protein 4A — protein: MWLDERLLSLFKRNFQPTLTYWSVFFSFGLCIAFLGPTLLDLRCQTHSSLQDITWVFFAQQFCLLVGSTLGGFFKRTVKQSLFLLFLSSLTISVVFAIIPFCGHVGMLALVLAIAGLAMGCIDTISNMQLVKIYQQDSAIFLQVLHFFVGFGALLSPLIADPFLSETNCIQSNATQNQSHNLEHIRNSLVPHHPGNVSHYVLPLQGASVTQVSYAFWIMAAINLPVPIAVFSLLYKEGMVPGCSIHSGGLLSEDELAMETHNGNDFKKIEAHEKHGHAVSKLCCQSKMLNAPYTFFAFHACAAITLFLTDGIVGEYSGFVYSYAVEQPLNLAHKTAGYLPSLFWAFITLGRLISIPVSYKMAPRSMLFINLIGVTATFLFLLFSQNSTTGIFVGTALLGLWLSSVFPSMLAYTEDVLNYKGCATTALVTGAGMGEMVLQILVGSVMQTQGSYSFLVCGICLSSLAFTLYAVFLVVDSLHNRESEDSTCKPPELDGEATSYQS